The following is a genomic window from Haliaeetus albicilla chromosome 13, bHalAlb1.1, whole genome shotgun sequence.
ACCATGTAAAATTCCCTTAACTGTTGATCTGATAGATATCTTGGCTTGTGAATTGTTCTTGCATGGTGAGACATGGTGAGCAGTTGTGCTTTTAGCCAAGTTTTGGGCTAGTTCTAGGCTAAAAGATTCATTTATAGCATGGATTAAAATGTATACTGTTTTGAGCTAACTTGTCTGGAATTTCTCATGGATGTCCTTCTGGCAATAACAAATAATTTGTTGTGGGTATTTAGATGGTAATAGGGCATAATTTTGGTCACAGTGAAACTATGAAATAAGCTTGTGTTTCCTTCTATGCCCTGTCATGATTATGTAATGGATGGAGTTATTCATAGTTTACCCGTGGAAATGTTACAGGTAAAGGTGCTTGGAGAGTTGTGAAAAGCTGTAAGATGTGTAGGTGAAGAGCAGGAGAATGACTGAGAGTGCTACTGTTCCTTCATTGGAAATTACAAAGAGGGGTGATTTCCTAAGGTGGAAGTGGAAAGCTAGTGATAGCCGTAGGGGCTAGTCTTGCATGGGTATCTTTGTGCATATACTTCATGTGAAGTAATCAGTTTATAGTTAGATTTAAATGAGCCTATTTCAAATGGACATGTTTTAActttttgccattaaaaaatcTCAAGAGCTTTCTGGAACCGTGTTTCCTTTTACCCACCCTTATAGATAGATCTACTGACTTTCCAGATCTTTTCTCTGAGTACTTGGTATGCAGCAGAGTGTCAGAAAAGTTCCTCTTTCCTTGCTCTCATCATGGACCCTGAGGTCTGCACTCTGTAACATGAGATATTTTCCTCTAATTTATTGATTTCTCTGGAAAGCTACAGGTCCCATGTTCCATAACTCATAGAAGTTGTGTGGAAAACGTAGCTGGAGCTTTAGGACAGAAGAGTGATGCACGAGGTTATGAGCCTGAGGCTTGGAACTGACCTGCTCAGCTGCCTTTGTAGGAGCCCACCCCTTCTTTATGATTACAGAATTGCAGTCATGAGAGCCgagcagcagaagctgcaggTCATGCTAACATGTTCGTGTTTACAAAGCTCTGAACTGAATAACCACGGAAGCAATAAGCTCCTTGTTTCAGTTTGTCAGGCCAGTGGCTGTTACATTTCTCTAACACTGGAAGTTTTCTGTCCAAAGAAGAACTTCTGAAGAAAAGTAGGAGGTTAATCATGTAAAATACTTTCAATTTTGAACATtggaagatgtttttctttcaaaaaacattCTTCTTTGTAATGATATGTGCATTTATTCCTATATAGCTAGTTAGGTATGGTGGAGTGGTAATATCGGAGACAGTTTTGACAAAGGAGGGCACCAAAATGTTCATTTATGCATTGCATGGTCCATGACCATGAAGGACCATGACCAGGCTTTGGGTATCAACAGCTATATGTCACTTAACAGCTGtatgtcactttaaaaaaaaaaaaaaaaaaagtacgtTTTATAGGtattctgaaatataaataacacTAGTTCATAGCCTCTGAGACCTTCAGTGATAACTTATGCTGTACTATAGTCAATACTGCTGataaattctgttttctagACCTAAAAGCTCAGCTCATTGTATGTCATAGTTCTGCTGACCCCATGCGCCATCTCAGGAAAACTTCCTTTTCCTTGAATTCAGAAGTCTTTTGGAAATGAACtactaaaactgaaaagaagtTGCTATAAAGCAGTATCCATAAAACTTTTTTGCTTCTGGCCTcataaattttaatataaaatagcaATGCAGTCCTATGGTTTAAGAGAGATTTTAGCAATGTGATTAGCCTTCTGGCTTTTCAAAGGAAGGAACAAATGTAAGTTACTTAGCTACTTAACCAGCTTTTTTATATATGCTCTgtaattctgcattttgtttaaGAAATGAACAGTGAGTAGTCAAATGGTTAAATAGctggaaaatgtgaaaacagtttttcagtagaataaattaaaatgcagtcatccTCATATTTTGCCACTCTACATCTTTAAGCTCCATGTAAAAACAATTGCCATCTAGACTATTTAGATCACTTATTGGGACAACTGAATATTTCTCAGCCAGAGAAAATGTTCCTAAGTGTTAATGGGTAgagtttcttgcttttcagttttgtacTTAATGTGGCAAGCTTAATGTTGGTTATTATTTTATATGGAATTATAGTAATGCGTAGTATTATAGCATATCTCTAATCATTCTACTGTTTTCTTGTCAGGTGATATGAAAGACGACATGGCTGACCTACAAGTGAATGGGAACGCTGGTCATTATCCTCTGGACGTAGAGGAGGTTGAAGAAGACTCTAGTGCACAGCTTAATATGCGTGGAGTTTTTCTACATGTTTTTGGAGATGCCTTAGGTTCAGTAATTGTGGTAGTGAATGCCTTGCTCTTTTATGGGTTGTGGAATCCATGCCCCAAAGATGGGCCCTGCTTTAATCCATGTGTCAATAATCATTGCATGGAAAATGCTACTTTATCCCAAACACTTGGCAGAGCAAACAAATCTGAGCAAGAGAGCATTACGGTGGCTGGTCCATGCTGGTTGCTATATTTAGATCCCATTCTTTGTTTGATGATGGTTTGTATACTGCTGTACACAACTTACCCATTACTTAGGGAGTCAGCCCTTATACTTCTACAGACTGTTCCCAAACAAATAGATGTTCATTCTTTGAACTCAAAGTTACGTACCCTTGAAGGAGTTGAAGCAGTCCATGAATTACACATTTGGCAGCTAGCAGGCAGTAGGATCATTGGCACTGCTCACATAAAGTGTCCTGACCCTTCCACATACATGATGGTGGCAAAGCGCATAAAAGAGATCTTTCATGACGAAGGGATTCATGCAACTACCATTCAGCCTGAGTTTGCCAGCGTTGGCTCTGAATCAGGGAGAGGGAAATGTGAGTTTCCTTGCAGGACTCAGTGTGCTTTGAAGCAGTGTTGTGGAACAGGAGAagatagtactgcaaagaagacagaaaagtctTCGTCACTTAGTATTTCTTGTTCAGAAGTTGTCATTGAATTTCCGAAAACTAGGAGGACTAAGTCGGAGAGCATCCCTTCAGTTAAGCTAGAGGCAAACACCGATCAAAATGAGCAGTTTGAATCATCTTTGTAACTCCCTGAATGGTGCTACCTGAGTTTTGGTGACTTTGACAACAGCTATATTGCAAGAGGAAGAGACAGACGTTTGAGATGCAATTTTGCCAAGTAGTGTAATTGCTGAAGTCCTTGTTCTTGTCATATTGCTAAATCTAGAATGCTTGTTTTAAAGAACATAATGTCACTGTCATGATACAATGTGTTTGTGTGGACTTTGTACTGAGACAGACAAAAAGTGCACCAATGCTGTAACAACTTCAGAAAACCAGTTTCAACGTTTTGGCAGAGACACTTTTTGCTGTGCttcacattaaaatattttttctagtgAAAAGCTATTTGAGGGATAAGCATGTAGGAACTCAATTTGTGTTACAGATTTCTTGGACCTACTCTTTCCTTTAATATTTGATTTGtagatattttaatatattgttTATTTAGAAGCCCTAAGGAAACCAAAGTTCatagaacatttttaaagatgtaaCTACTTAAAACTGGAAACCACTTTGCaatttcacatatttttcttaaatctatGTAATAATAAATGTGAAGGCTTTTCTAATGAATTTATCATATAGCATATTTTAAAGAGAACATCATGTAATTGTTAGAAACTGTCCCCACTTTTTCTGGTAAGGTAGTGAGGTAATTAAAGTCAACTGCTTGTGAAAATACCAGATgtggaagggtttttttttctaccagaaTGGAAGTTCAAGCTACTGTATACTGCTCTGTGATCAAGACGTGAGACTGACTGATAAAGTAATGCATACTTTCATATTTTATGGATTTTCTGGTGGTTTTCCTTATTTCCAAGTTGTGTCTGGTCATAAAAATCTTCAAAGTTGAAAGAATCCTTGACTCACAGTGCTATGAATAAAGAGCTGGAGCTTCATTTTTAACATGCTCAATTTACTAAGATAAAAGAATTAGTTATGTCAGTAAGTGCTCTGTTGGGGAAAGTCTGCCAAGCACCAACAGTGTAATTCATGCTTTTAAGCATAGACAGTAGCCTCCGTAACAAGTAATTCGGTGGTGCATTTTGCTTGTAGTTGAGTGTGTGTCTGTAAGCGCTTGCAGTGACTGCGGTCCTGGTCTCCTTCATGTCCTCAGGAGCATTCTGTTGACTTTTGAGGAGGTGGGGCAGGGAGTAGGATTTAATTCACTGTATTTCACACTTTGAGATGTTATGTGTCACATAATTTCACTTATTAAGTATCCAAATGGTTTAATATGTTAACTCAGTTGACAACTGGCTCTAAAGAAGCTGTTACAGTATGCTGCCAACTTACACCTTAACAAAGGAGAAACTGGTCTATGGACTCTGTGAATTTGGCAGAGACTGGATGAGAGTTGAAGATAAAACATACAAGAAACCTAATCTAAAACCCTGACCCTTTTGATCCACCTTCAAGTTATGTATGGGAAATAATGTCTTGTGATTTAAATGACTGCTCCTATGctcaaaactggaaaacaacTTGGATCTTCCATTGTTTGCTCTATGACTCTGGACATGATAAAcactctgcctcagtttccctgtctTAAAATGGGGATAATACCTACCTCACAGGGGTGTTGTGAGGCTTAACTCTTGTGTGGAGAGCTCTGAGATCTGTTACTGGAAGGCACTGGAAGGAGTATAAGATACTAAATTACATGGTATTTACTTCTTTTACAAATGTATTGCAATACCTAGGCACAACAGAGGGAACTGAGGATAGTTTTGGCCTTATGAAATTCTTTGATGCTGtggttttcaggtttttaacagtatttaaatgtagattttttttaaaaaagaatgttttgttAGCGAAGGGAATGTAGCTTTGCCTCCAGATACAGAACACCTCGCTAGTTTGCATTTCTAATATGTGTCTCATATGATAATTGCTCCTAAGTAGTTCAAAATAGTGTGCTGCTCATCAGACCTGGATTGGCCCAGGTCATGTCAGTGGTCTTACCCAACTTCTCAGCAGAGCATTGCAGTCAACTCTTGATTATCCATGGGTGGATTACCAGTGTTGTGTATTAACTGTGCAGTCTACAGGGCCAGATGAGCTCTGTATCACATGCCAATGCGTTGCCCAAATGCTATGTGCCAAAGCATCAGGGAAAGTAGAGGAGCTCAGTCCAGTTTCACGAGAGCCCCCTCTCACAAGGTTTGTGAGCTTGGGTGCAGCGCAGCACCATGCAGTTATTTTGCCTCTTGGCTGCTCAGATGCATCCGCGGGAAGCTGCAGTGTGTGTTTGGGTCGGTTCAGCTTTGTGCTAGCTTGGGGATGTTGGTGCTTCACAGCCATTGGCATCGCTcacctttttctgtgtttgtgcttgTTGTATAGTCTCATAAACTAACTTAAATATGTTAATATAgtatttatatatgtttttgttttgtctgaaTTATCTTAACACTTTCTTCTGTTACCTGTACATGATCTAGAGTTGACTGTTAAATGAGATCTTGTATGAGACTACATTTGCAGAATATGCTACCACTGCTAGTATACTACAAAGTATTAACCAAGTAAATTTTGAAATGAACAAAGTACTATTTTTTTTGGAAATGTGTATCCTTGCTTTTTATGATAAACTTTGACTAATTATTTTGATCACTAGTTTAAAATTGGTCTCAGTCATTAGTATGAATTATTGAGGTCCTGCTGTATATCACTTAGGCACCATAGAACTACTGCtctttagtttattttaaaaaaacaaaaacaagaaaaaccatAGTAGCACTGAGAAGCCTGACTTACTTCTCTCCTGGTGCTCTTATAAAAAGAGAGCAACTATTAAGTCTTGACAGTTGCCACCATTGGTTAACAGTCTCAGTAAATGCATCTGAATAGATGGAGTTGTAGTCACTAATTCCATTGTAActatttaatcctttttttgtGCCAGAAGtcatatttttctatttctgtgtcCATTGCAGGCAATGGCTAgcttaaaagacaaaaatctctcccccatgttatttttattatcaagACAGGGATGCAGATGTGACGGTGATGATGATGGGGGCAGAAGGGGGAGTTGTGTGGCCTCTCTGTCATGTGCTGTATGTGCAGCACCAGCTGGTGTTAATGGGGCCCTTTAGTCTCTTTAGCCCTTGATGGTAGATTCCCTGAAAGCATATAGTCAGGTCAAGGTGGTGGCTGTACAGCAGCAGGAACacaatttttgtgtttgttctgGCTGTATAAGACCAGACTGTAGCCTGCTAGCTTGCGAtatagtttgattttttttaatctgatctGTCTGTGGTTACACAGACTTGATTTGTTCTGAAGATCACAGTTCCAGAATACTGGGAGCATTCAAAAACACTGCAcagcctcttttcttttttcca
Proteins encoded in this region:
- the SLC30A1 gene encoding proton-coupled zinc antiporter SLC30A1, encoding MCGGMAAKGPGGPRWWQNRRARLLCMLALTFLFFVVEVVVSRVTSSLAMLSDSFHMLSDVMALVVALVAVRFAQRTRATKKNTFGWVRAEVMGALVNAVFLTALCFTILLEAIERFTEPHEIQQPLVVIGVGVAGLIINLLGLCLFNHHGVGGHGHSHGHGHSHSGRQHPRSSPKPEQPPGDGEAALHREETSTLVENCSSSNGVSQEKLGDMKDDMADLQVNGNAGHYPLDVEEVEEDSSAQLNMRGVFLHVFGDALGSVIVVVNALLFYGLWNPCPKDGPCFNPCVNNHCMENATLSQTLGRANKSEQESITVAGPCWLLYLDPILCLMMVCILLYTTYPLLRESALILLQTVPKQIDVHSLNSKLRTLEGVEAVHELHIWQLAGSRIIGTAHIKCPDPSTYMMVAKRIKEIFHDEGIHATTIQPEFASVGSESGRGKCEFPCRTQCALKQCCGTGEDSTAKKTEKSSSLSISCSEVVIEFPKTRRTKSESIPSVKLEANTDQNEQFESSL